From Maniola hyperantus chromosome 28, iAphHyp1.2, whole genome shotgun sequence, one genomic window encodes:
- the galla-2 gene encoding MIP18 family protein galla-2, with protein sequence MTKTADNVNPNVYDTYSEREITSNELNEDIVDEIDRREVFDLIRNINDPEHPLTLEELRVVEEGNIFVDNEKNVVNVYFTPTIPHCSMATLIGLSIRVQLLRALPSRFKVTVEVSEGTHMSEHAVNKQLADKERVAAALENNNLVQIINQCVVNS encoded by the exons atgacGAAAACAGCCGACAATGTAAACCCCAACGTGTACGATACGTATTCTGAGCGTGAAATAACCTCGAACGAACTGAATGAAGACATAGTCGACGAGATAGATCGAAGAGAGGTGTTCGATTTGATACGTAATATCAACGATCCTGAACACCCGCTCACCCTCGAGGAGTTGAGGGTGGTGGAGGAAGGCAACATATTCGTGGATAATGAGAAGAATGTGGTTAATGTGTATTTTACGCCCACTATACCCCACTGCAGCATGGCCACTTTAATAG GTTTGTCCATCAGAGTCCAGCTTCTCAGAGCCTTACCGAGCCGCTTCAAGGTCACAGTAGAGGTGTCTGAAGGGACGCACATGTCGGAGCATGCCGTCAACAAGCAACTGGCTGATAAGGAGCGAGTCGCGGCTGCCTTGGAGAACAACAACCTGGTGCAAATCATCAACCAGTGTGTTGTCAACTCATAA